The Nicotiana tabacum cultivar K326 chromosome 1, ASM71507v2, whole genome shotgun sequence genome segment TTAAAATTTGCATtaaatttgtacgaaatttatttttaatttgtatgttgatgTACCATATATTGTTCTTAGAGAtagagattttatgtgtttaGTTTAAATATAAATATGCAATAAAATTTAGATTCAGTAGAAGTTCTCTTTTAGATTGTGCTGATGAATAATTGTTGATTCCTTGGGAAACATAATTCCGACACTGTCATATGTATTATATAAGAATTTTTATTATATACAAATGCTGATTGAGTAAGAACAATATTTGGATCATAGATTTCATAGTACTTGCTTTGATTCTTTttatatggtattatttcatTATTAATCAGTTTTAAAAAGAATGCTAGCTTTCTAGCCACTAAAATCTATGGCTTGTTTACGACCAATATATATTTTCGAGGTTCTAATATTTCCGTCACCAAAAACGACAGCACATTATTCAACTACAAAATAAATTGGCAAATATTGTATACCTTTATAGGTTGAAGTACAGTGAGACCGCCAATTTTAAGCGGAGTAGAGAGGCAAAGtggaataataaataaaagagatTACCAACTTCTAATAGCTGAGACTTCTTTGATCACCTTCAAGCAGGTTTATGATTGGTTTAACATATGAAGTCAAATAGAATACAataacattttttcttttttggttttgttttttgaGTCTACTTTGGAAAGGAATTCTTGAAAACTATCTATGAAACTAACTGATGCTCCTAGTAAGTGTGGAATAAGATTATTTAGCAATTGGCGTTCAACTGCAGTGCATTGTAGAACATGACTATCAGCTTCGTAGTACGTAGTTTAAGAAATGGAACATGTGTTTTAGCTGAATACGATATTCTTCGTGGAAAATTTAGTTACTTGATTTGTTTTGTGGAAAATGTTTGACTGTTGGGAGTATCTTTGGTCCAAATATTCTAGAGAGAAgatagaaaaaaggaaaaatgtatAATTAAATCTCTTGgttgaaggcactaataatggtttgagagccttttaaggtggaatgtatataatttgcaagtaatccttgtttagggcgggtaatatataaaattagaacaattttggtaaataagtttcaaatattgtatagaaACGAAAAAAATCCCATTCACAAATGCTAATTGAAAATCAGCTActgtttcaaaagtaatcgaaatttagccacttttttcatgtaaaaataaaatctaaataaAAACACCTTTAAAAACCCGAAAAAATTccggcataatatactggagttcaaattttttacatatgagattccagtACAATGTAATATGCTGGAGTatgctgactatttttcaattaccagtccaaaACTGACTAGCCCGTATTATTTTAACGTTAAAACCAGCTTGATCAGCCCAAACACAGTCCACTAGTTGGGTATTGGGCTAGCATATTTCTAGCCCATTATTGAGACTTAGCCGGCCTAAATCACATTAGGGATTTTTTCCTaactataccatatatgaaactttattaccaaaaatgtgcATAGTTTGTATATTACCCGCCCAGTCCACACTTTAACTACAATTTATATATCAATCGTTAATTAGGCAGAATTTGCCATTTATAGCGCGCGAAAAATCAGCCACAGAATCTGGGATTGATTTATTCCACATTAAATTCAAAATATGAAACATAAAGGAGATCTGAAAGCTGCGTAATTTTGAAACGGAAAGGAGATTTCTGTTTTTCATCTTCATCtgttcttccatatattttccaccattgatagccattaaaaagcttgaaagctttgaattcaaatttgggttttcaaaaatcattatttgtttggattgggtgttgttgaagataattgggaatatggtttggagtttatatctcaattttgaggggttttggtgaaagattagacttggttttgactgaatttcagattgaaactcgaagaagaagaagaagaagaagaagaagaagaagaagaagaagaagagaagacatatttccagaaattgtagaattgtagataaattgtagattgggaagactaaaacttctacaaatcttctacaattatgtcgaaaatgccaattattctacaattaaaatgggaattgggatattaaaattcaatgtatccACTTTGTAGATatcttgtagataaattgtagattatttgtattctgattgtagatgcattgttttctgttttcacaaatctaAAACGACTAAAgcttctacaaaatcttctgcaaaaaacaaTCTACAATTTATCTCCAATTTTTCTAATTTGACTACAATTTACTGCAAATTCTggaaatatgtcttcttcttcttcttcttcttcttcttcttcttcttcttcttcttcttcttcttcttcctcttcttcttcttcttcgagtttcaatctaaaattcagccaaaaccaagtctaaatcttcaccaaaacccctcaaaattgagatataaactcctaaacatattctgaattatttacaacaacacccaatcaaaacaaataatgatttttgaaaactcaaatttgaattcaaagcttcaaagctttttaattgGGGTCAACGGTGGAATTCAAAATAGAAACGTGGGGGAGGGGGGTACTCATTTTCCCTCAATATAACAGAGTGCTTGTAAAGATTAATTAAGGTCCAAAAACACACAATGAGTAGCTTATAATTTTTGCAAATAAACTTAATCTAAGTCTGTAAACCAAACTTAATTGTAGAAAGTGCTGGAGTTATCGAATTCAGTTTGTAAAAAATGGCATTACTGAGAATACGATGATTGAAGGCACTGCCAATGATATATTGCGGAAAAACAAGGAAAGAGAAGATACAGTCCTATAATTATGCCTAATATAAATGCACCCTTAATTATATCcctaatttgaattatggtatataAATGATAATTTGGTATACTGAAATGTAATTAactcaaaccttaaacattgagggtaataaggtttcatatgtggtataggaaggtaaaaatcccaTCACATTATGGTCATGAAAATCAAACTGAATTGTTGAATGAAATTGAATCATAATTCATGTAAtacaaaagagaaaaataaaaaaattccgaGATGGTACTTTAATATGGATTCTTATCTTGAACACAGGCAGATCTATTTTTGGAGCAGAAGGGTCATCAGACCCCGTTAACTTCGGCAAAAATTCGAAATATATAGgtatatatttattgaaaaatgtaatataatttacttaaaacCCTTAAGCTGAAAAGTCAGATGAGGCACTAATTGAGTAGTTCATCTTCAAATCCTAGGTCCGCAAATATTTGCATAGTACCTCAATAGATGAGGAAGCATTAGATGTAGACGATAGAACAAGGGGGTGGGAATCAATTATATATAAGTTCACATTTTACTGGAACTGATCAAGACTATATGTGACTTCTCAAAAAGCAAACAATATAggtaacaatttaagaaaataaatgatgataACATAGTGTTAATCCTCCATCTTCAATCTATGGATCATGATtcgagtcacactaaggtaaatAGATCCCCGAGGAAAAAGTAGAACATGAAATAGCTTTTGATATTCTTCTTAAAGGGGACTCCTCTCGACTATTTCATTAGGTACCTGCTACTCTCGACTATTTTATTACGTACCTACTACCTTCACCAGCACATAAATAGGATAATTCTGCCCACCGAGTACAGTTCTACGCTTCAACAAGTCTTTCCTAAGTGCACACTCATTTCTAACGCTCAGTGGTTGAGTCATTTGCCCTCCACCGGGAAACCTTCAACACACACATTTACCTACATGTGTGTTTCTGTGTATTGTCCACACTATTTGCTACATTCAGTCATTCACCTTCTACTGGCCCGTTCAtcttcttttctgtttcttcttagTTTAGATGATTTCACTTCAATGGCAGATATTGCGAGGAGATGGCTTTTCTATTACCAATTTGTAAGCATCTTCAATGCAGACCTCCAGTTCACCCAAATTACTGCAAGGTTTTCCCTCctagaattcatgttcctaaacACTAGTGGGATTTCTGCAAACTCAAAgtagcaaaagaaaactaaatCTCCACTTAAAATGTACCCAACAAACATGTCCCTCACTATTCCAAGACTTCTCATATAAATTGGTACTTGTCTTTGTATCAACATAACATCTCCAACCAGTCCAACTTTCTGCAGAGCGGTATGCCGATGCTTAGCTCAATGACAGGTAGCATATCTATCACTCAATCTGCACACAGTAGCTGGTGCATGGCTCAAATTGCATGCATAATGAGGTATTGGGGCTGCATCAGTTTATCGTTGCTCAGTTCCTTCAGGAATCAGACCTACAAGGAAAAGACAGAAAAACCAAATCTTTAACTCGTCCTTTGCTTTCTCCACACGAACTTATCAACAACCCAGAACAGAACTTCGTCTATAGCGGAACATATTAAGGCACGACTCCAACATTCAGATCCAACAAGATTCCAAAGCACCTTATAAAGATATAAAAGCTCAGAGAAGAACCTCCTCTTTCAGTCCTGCCATTCTTTTAAACTATCTTCATTATGTAATAGTCATACTCTTGACAAGTTGATACTATCATTTAGCAAAATATACTTGCGCATAACTTATATAAGTCATCCACCGAACTACATTTTCACATCTCCACAAAACTTTTATATGCACTGCCAGGTTTACGATAACAGGCGTAGAACAAGAATCCCTGTTTCTTTATACCTGACCTGAAGAGCTAAGCATTCTTTAGCATAGTAGCACCTccaattaacaaaaaaaaaaaaggactttACTACATCAATTAGTCACAGTCGCGACAATctaacaaaaaattaaaagaaaacaaagcAGGAGAACTAAATCTTTTGACCAAAGTCAAAATGTTAATAACTTGAATACTTCAAAACAAGAGTGCCTACAAGCTACGAGAGTACTGCCAACTAAGACGTTAACCCCTAAACAAATCTTATTAAGATCGACCCAACAAATAGAACTATAACTAACCCAACCCAACAAAACTACATAACATTATCATATATTAACAGGAAACATATCATGTGAATGCACCCCACTAAACTGCATGGATTGGACTGTGGCTAGAGTTCATGCCTGAGCTACCAGATGAAGGATTAGCATGGAAAGCTGACTGCCTGGAGGAGCCCTCAACCAGTTTTAGTGAGAGAGAAGATGGTTTGGCATCACCAATGGATTCTCCTAAACTTAGCTTTGACATACCAACCAGCTCATCAACATTAATTGGACTCTTTGAATGAACAGCTGTTGGCTTAAGAACTTCATGGGTCTCTGCTTTTGCCGGCTCTGCAGTATAACCTGGCCAACATGGATAAGGCATCGGGAAAAATGGGGCGACATAAGCAGGATATACTAGTGGATGAGGATATTGTGAACTTTCTTGTTTAGGAACTGAAAGTTCCCCATCGTTGGAGTTGGCAGAAGCTACTGAACCCATTGATTCACATTCTTCATCCACAGAAGGAGTAGGAGGCAATGGATTGTTGCTTTGCATCTCGCCTTGTGGAGGATCATCTGCAAGGAAATCCCTTGATACCATTGGAGTGTCGCCCGACTATGGTAattaacagaaaagaaaaagaaaagagaacaaacaTTAAAAGTAAATACATTGAAGCCAAGCGTGGAGAAAAGATTGTAGATTACATTCAAAATCCAAGATGAGGTAAGAAAGTGTCCAAGTGCCAAAAAAACATTACAAGTTCAATCAAAAGGTATGATGTTATAGCCTATAGGTATGTGCATCTTTGACATAACAGATGATAGCAATATGGAACAGCACTAGACATCTAGTTGATGAAGTTTGCAAGATAACAATGATAATAGAGAATCATTATTCTGTCCTAGATCAACGAGAATAAGAGTAGAACGAACGACAACATCTTTTATCAAAGACAACAAGTTTACAATTTCATGGTGATAATAAGGTTCATATAACTTAATGAGGGGCGCATTAAAATCATCTATAAGTGAGATTTCACTTACCTCATCAGCAACAATATCAAACAGGCTGGAGCGTCTTTTTCTCCTTGACATATTACTTTGCCTAATGAAATATTTCTGGGCGTGGCTTGCTACCTGCGTTGGCGTTCTAGAAATTACATAGTTACGAGCAATTCCACGCCAATCACCTTTACCAAGTTTTTGCAAACCAAGTAGAAACATCCTATGCTCCTCCTCAGTCCAGGGAACCCCTGTGCAATTAAGTTTAAAGTTATTTCAAGAACCAACCCAGCAAGAAAACCTATTGCAATATAAATCCCTCAGTAGCAATATCAATTTTCTCAACTCCGGCACTTCTGAAAAAACATAATCaccataaagaagaaagaaattccATTAATTTGAAAATCAACTATTGCCACAATGAGAAGTGCATCTGTAAAGGATGAAGAGTTTCAAGATATCATTGAAACAACAGCAGCTGACAGTAAATTAGAGTTTCAAGCAACTCATACACAAGTTGACGTTAGCATTAAGTGACAATTCGATCAGACCGTAAATTAGAGTTTCAAGCAACTCATACAAAAGTTGACGTTAGTTTGACAATTCGATCAGTCATGCTTATGCTATGTCTGGTCAGGGGCGAAGTTATGTTGGCCCAAGGGTGGTCaacttcgccgaaaaattatactacgTATAAGGTAAAATCCCTTATTAAATTTTACCACTGTGTCTGGTCACTGAGTAAAGAGGAATATGATACACAAATAACTTGATTCACAAAAAAGGAACTAAGAAAATCATAAAGCTGGCAAAGGTTTGCAATAAATTTCCGTGCCAATGAAGTGATCCGGGAAAACATACATCCTTGTTTACACATTCCATTTTGATTGAAAAAAAGTTATGACAGCAAATTGGATAGAGAAAACCATTAACCTTTGCCAAACTGAAAGCTCCCAAtatcttttgtttttctcttacACATCAAAACTATAAACTTGAAACACATGTTAATAGTATCTTATTTCTGCACATTCATTTACAATAACAAATAGTACGAAAAATTGCAGCTTGTTTAgataaaaataccaaatatcTCACCTTATTATTTAAATTGGATACTTTAATCATAATTCATAAATCTCAGATATGCACACATTTAACACAACCAAGAACCAAAAAAAGCAAACACAATTCCTAAAcctttaccttatcaaaaaaaaaaaaaaaaacacaattcCTAAGACCCAAAAAgataaaatttctcaaaaatgaaaaaaaaaatcaaacctttTTTCCTT includes the following:
- the LOC107822143 gene encoding transcription factor MYBS3 isoform X2; translated protein: MTRRCSHCSTNGHNSRTCPNRGVKLFGVRLTDGLIRKSASMGNLTHFASSSGPLNGAVHDSPGNTPDHPAVGGSADGYASEDFVAGSSSSRERKKGVPWTEEEHRMFLLGLQKLGKGDWRGIARNYVISRTPTQVASHAQKYFIRQSNMSRRKRRSSLFDIVADESGDTPMVSRDFLADDPPQGEMQSNNPLPPTPSVDEECESMGSVASANSNDGELSVPKQESSQYPHPLVYPAYVAPFFPMPYPCWPGYTAEPAKAETHEVLKPTAVHSKSPINVDELVGMSKLSLGESIGDAKPSSLSLKLVEGSSRQSAFHANPSSGSSGLIPEGTEQR
- the LOC107822143 gene encoding transcription factor MYBS3 isoform X1; translated protein: MTRRCSHCSTNGHNSRTCPNRGVKLFGVRLTDGLIRKSASMGNLTHFASSSGPLNGAVHDSPGNTPDHPAVGGSADGYASEDFVAGSSSSRERKKGVPWTEEEHRMFLLGLQKLGKGDWRGIARNYVISRTPTQVASHAQKYFIRQSNMSRRKRRSSLFDIVADESGDTPMVSRDFLADDPPQGEMQSNNPLPPTPSVDEECESMGSVASANSNDGELSVPKQESSQYPHPLVYPAYVAPFFPMPYPCWPGYTAEPAKAETHEVLKPTAVHSKSPINVDELVGMSKLSLGESIGDAKPSSLSLKLVEGSSRQSAFHANPSSGSSGMNSSHSPIHAV